In Populus alba chromosome 9, ASM523922v2, whole genome shotgun sequence, a genomic segment contains:
- the LOC118045527 gene encoding DDT domain-containing protein PTM isoform X2 has protein sequence MEFTEVKKRGRGRPKKRKLNEEESEDKKLVASALKKQALGFRWKPLLGRYVLKEFGSGIFLGKIVYYDTGLYRVDYEDGGCEDLKSVEFRKIILGDGDFDDELVLRREKLDEFVLQKSEKRKVEAEKEVVDSKNELGGGLTVENEGVHDEDYADSSSDSCEHVRAGGLGMEVETPVAPPPQLPSSSGSIRVPDEYVSHLFSVYTFLRSFNIRLFLSPFTLDDLVGAINCSIQNTLLDAIHFALMRALRRRLEALSSDGSELASKCLRSVDWRLLDSLTWPVHLVHYFTIMGYANGAEWKGLYDHLWKREYYSLPVGRKLMILQILCDDALDSVELRAEVDICEESEVGLDPDVVTAILPDNGPTRVHPRCSKTSACKDRETMDIIAGSQGSKPFSNSKHLGSKGTERDGNASDADVDGNGDECRLCGMDGILLCCDGCPSSYHSRCIGVVKMYIPKGPWYCPECTINKLGPTISMRTSHRGAEVFGIDLYEQVFMGTCNHLLVLKASTSGEPCLRYYNLMEIPKVLQTLSESMQHRLLYSEICKAIVQHWNIPQSASSLLEKMERGFDIASVKEDAIISTISLPFCEESHKVPENVVAENAVTLNGSNTDIVAVSCLDTSLDVSFQVGPQYIVSDGEMLRTGNCHLMSMKLHEQIKLESTESVNQLADSSGVTQQSWVDRSSAKELTTCTSANSVGSRLENEIGNCLPAFVFSQSKEGNHPGFEMVERSSTNSSYMGTFFKPHAYINHYMHGDFAASAAANLSVLSSEESHSETQKSGNGRKAISDILLQVKAFSTAASRFFWPSSERKLVEVPRERCGWCHSCKQPSSNRRGCVLNSAALTATKGVSKIISGLRPIMNGEGNLSSISMYILCMGEILCGLTVGPFLSAIHRKQWCKQVEDASSYSAIKQPLLELEENIRLIALSGDWVKAMDDWLVESSVTQSSASIIGTAQRRGVNGKQHRKHSGVIDVAADGCHDKSFVWWRGGSLLKLVSNKAILPQSMVKRAARQGGSRKISGIHYTDDLEILNRSRQLIWRAAVERSKNASQLALQVRYLDYHVRWSDLVRPEQNLQDGKGSETEASFFRNAVICDKKFEEKKIRYGIAFGNQKHLPSRIMKNIIEIEKTEDGKDKYWFSELHVPLYLIKEFEESVDVIPPSSNKPSNELSVLQRRQLRASRRDMFSYLAFKRDKLDKCSCASCQCDVLVRNTVTCSSCQGYCHQDCTASSRIYTNKEAQFSVTCKRCYSARAVIYSEKSNKSLTSPFPLKERHTAVTVTKDTGIKVHNQPLVSVRTQESCSEVKQNTSASSKATKTKSRTQDSCSEVEQATSSSGKATKTESRSRNWGVVWRKKNNEDTGIDFRHKSILLRGSPNGNWLMPVCNLCREDYNCDLMYIHCKTCSNWFHAEAVEVEESKLADVIGFKCCRCRRIKSPNCPYRVDHGYEKLEVMKPQKRALEQGIGADSGTIVESRGFEPTTPMLPVENVFVQDDDPLLVSLSRVYQITEQNPGGDLECNVAGQGQQKLPVRRQGKRQGDAEDISGTNIYHADSSMFLETNSAMNCEGEISCAEWDVSGNGLEGEMMFDCEDVNYKDTEFEPQTYFFLTELLASDDGGQLDGFDSSGNGLGNCENQFHAVSAHEFPKQHTMGTSCDASLQSAPNTMP, from the exons ATGGAGTTTACGGAGGTTAAAAAAAGGGGTAGAGGTAGACCGAAAAAGAGGAAGCTAAACGAGGAGGAGAGTGAAGATAAGAAATTAGTAGCTAGTGCTTTGAAAAAGCAAGCTTTGGGTTTTAGATGGAAGCCATTACTGGGTAGGTATGTGTTGAAAGAATTTGGAAGTGGGATTTTTTTGGGGAAGATAGTGTATTATGATACTGGGCTGTATAGGGTGGATTATGAAGATGGGGGCTGCGAGGATTTGAAGAGTGTTGAGTTTCGTAAGATAATATTAGGGGATGGTGATTTCGATGATGAATTGGTTCTTAGAAGGGAAAAGTTAGATGAATTTGTTTTGCAAAAGAGTGAGAAGAGGAAGGTGGAAGCCGAGAAGGAAGTGGTGGATTCAAAAAACGAGTTGGGTGGTGGGTTGACGGTTGAGAATGAAGGGGTGCATGATGAGGATTATGCGGATTCCTCGAGTGATTCATGTGAGCATGTGCGTGCTGGGGGTTTGGGAATGGAAGTGGAGACTCCAGTTGCTCCTCCACCGCAACTGCCTTCATCATCAGGGAGTATTCGTGTGCCGGACGAGTATGTCTCACATCTCTTTTCCGTGTATACATTTTTGAGGTCATTTAATATCCGTCTTTTCTTGAGCCCTTTTACATTGGATGATTTGGTGGGGGCGATTAATTGCTCAATCCAGAACACTTTGTTGGATGCCATTCATTTTGCTTTGATGCGAGCATTGAGACGTCGTCTTGAAGCACTCTCTTCAGATGGTTCTGAGCTTGCATCAAAATGCTTGAG GAGCGTGGATTGGCGCTTGCTTGATTCACTCACTTGGCCTGTTCATCTGGTccattattttacaataatgGGATATGCGAATGGAGCCGAGTGGAAAGGACTTTATGATCATCTTTGGAAGAGGGAGTATTATTCCTTGCCAGTGGGTAGGAAGTTGATGATTCTGCAGATCCTATGCGATGATGCCTTGGATTCTGTGGAGCTAAGAGCAGAAGTTGATATCTGTGAAGAGTCAGAAGTTGGCCTAGATCCTGATGTTGTTACAGCCATTCTTCCTGATAATGGACCAACAAGGGTTCATCCTAGATGTTCCAAGACTTCAGCTTGCAAGGACAGGGAGACCATGGATATCATTGCAGGAAGCCAGGGAAGCAAGCCTTTCAGTAATTCAAAGCATTTGGGCTCCAAAGGTACTGAAAGGGATGGAAATGCATCTGATGCTGACGTAGATGGGAATGGGGATGAATGCCGTCTTTGTGGCATGGATGGAATCTTGCTTTGTTGTGATGGATGCCCATCATCATATCATTCAAGATGCATAGGTGTCGTCAAAATGTATATACCTAAAGGCCCATGGTATTGTCCAGAGTGCACCATCAACAAGTTGGGACCTACTATTTCAATGAGAACATCACATAGAGGAGCAGAAGTATTCGGAATTGATTTGTATGAGCAAGTCTTCATGGGTACTTGCAACCACTTACTGGT GCTGAAAGCTTCTACTAGTGGAGAACCATGTCTGAGATACTACAATCTGATGGAAATCCCAAAGGTTCTGCAAACACTTTCTGAATCCATGCAACATAGATTATTATACTCAGAGATTTGCAAGGCAATTGTACAGCATTGgaacataccacaaagtgcATCCTCACTTTTGGAAAAGATGGAAAGAGGCTTCGATATAGCATCTGTGAAGGAAGATGCAATAATTTCTACTATATCTCTTCCTTTTTGTGAGGAAAGCCATAAAGTTCCAGAGAATGTTGTGGCTGAGAATGCAGTTACTTTAAATGGAAGCAATACAGATATTGTAGCAGTTTCATGTCTTGATACCTCGCTTGATGTATCGTTTCAAGTTGGTCCTCAGTACATTGTGAGCGACGGTGAAATGTTGAGAACAGGAAATTGCCATCTTATGAGCATGAAGCTGCATGAGCAGATTAAACTGGAGTCTACTGAATCAGTTAACCAGCTTGCTGATTCATCTGGTGTAACCCAGCAAAGCTGGGTTGACAGGTCAAGTGCAAAAGAACTTACCACATGCACATCAGCAAACAGTGTAGGCAGTCGTCTTGAGAATGAAATTGGAAATTGTTTACCAGCTTTTGTGTTTTCCCAAAGCAAGGAAGGCAATCATCCAGGATTTGAAATGGTTGAGAGAAGTTCAACAAATAGTTCTTACATGGGAACTTTTTTCAAACCTCATGCCTACATAAATCACTATATGCATGGGGATTTTGCTGCCTCTGCTGCTGCTAATCTCAGTGTTCTTTCATCTGAGGAAAGTCACTCAGAGACTCAGAAATCAGGCAATGGCAGGAAAGCTATTTCTGACATTTTATTGCAAGTAAAAGCTTTTTCAACAGCAGCCTCTCGTTTTTTCTGGCCAAGTTCTGAAAGAAAGCTTGTGGAGGTGCCAAGAGAGAGGTGTGGTTGGTGTCATTCTTGCAAGCAGCCCTCCAGCAACAGAAGGGGATGTGTGTTAAATTCTGCTGCCTTGACTGCTACTAAAGGTGTCTCGAAGATAATCAGCGGACTTCGCCCAATTATGAATGGAGAGGGAAATCTTTCTAGCATATCAATGTACATTTTATGCATGGGGGAGATTTTATGTGGTCTTACAGTCGGCCCCTTTCTGAGTGCAATTCACCGAAAACAGTGGTGTAAACAAGTAGAAGATGCTTCAAGTTATAGTGCAATAAAACAGCCCTTGCTTGAA CTTGAGGAAAATATCCGCCTTATTGCTCTTTCTGGGGATTGGGTCAAGGCAATGGACGATTGGTTGGTTGAATCTTCTGTGACCCAAAGTTCTGCAAGTATTATTGGAACCGCACAAAGACGAGGAGTGAATGGGAAACAACATAGAAAACATTCTGGTGTGATTGACGTTGCAGCTGATGGTTGCCATGACAAAAGTTTTGTCTGGTGGCGAGGGGGAAGTCTATTAAAGCTTGTATCCAACAAAGCAATTTTGCCTCAGTCAATGGTTAAAAGGGCAGCTAGGCaag GTGGTTCTAGAAAGATTTCTGGTATCCATTACACTGATGATTTAGAGATTCTGAATAGAAGCAGACAGTTGATTTGGAGAGCCGCAGTCGAAAGGAGTAAGAATGCATCACAGCTTGCACTTCAG GTTAGATACCTAGACTATCATGTGAGATGGAGTGATCTTGTTCGACCTGAGCAGAACCTCCAGGATGGAAAAGGTTCAGAGACTGAGGCATCGTTTTTTAGAAATGCAGTCATTTGTGAtaagaaatttgaagaaaagaagattAGGTATGGAATTGCTTTTGGGAACCAAAAGCATCTTCCTTCCCGCATCATGaagaatataattgaaattgagaaaactGAAGATGGAAAGGATAAGTACTGGTTTTCTGAATTGCACGTTcctttatatttaatcaagGAGTTTGAAGAAAGCGTAGATGTCATTCCACCATCATCTAATAAGCCTTCAAATGAGTTATCTGTGTTGCAAAGAAGACAGTTGAGAGCTTCCCGCAGGGATATGTTTTCTTATCTTGCCTTTAAGAGAGATAAGTTGGACAAGTGCTCTTGTGCTTCATGTCAATGTGATGTTTTGGTTAG GAATACGGTCACATGCAGTTCTTGCCAAG GTTATTGTCACCAGGACTGTACTGCAAGTTCAAGAATTTATACAAATAAGGAAGCTCAGTTTTCAGTCACCTGCAAGCGATGCTACAGTGCCAGAGCTGTTATTTATAGTGAAAAAAGTAACAAATCTCTAACCAGTCCATTTCCCTTGAAAGAACGTCATACTGCAGTGACAGTTACAAAAGACACAGGGATTAAAGTTCATAATCAACCATTAGTGTCTGTCAGAACCCAGGAGAGTTGTTCTGAAGTGAAACAAAATACTTCTGCTTCTAGTAAGGcaacaaaaaccaaaagtaGAACCCAGGATAGTTGTTCTGAAGTGGAACAAGCTACTTCCTCTTCTGGCAAGGCAACAAAAACTGAGAGTAGATCACGTAATTGGGGTGTCGTatggaggaagaagaacaaTGAAGATACAGGAATTGATTTCAGGCATAAAAGCATTCTATTAAGGGGTAGTCCAAATGGAAACTGGTTAATGCCGGTGTGTAATCTGTGCAGAGAGGATTATAATTGTGATCTGATGTATATCCATTGCAAAACTTGTTCAA ATTGGTTTCATGCGGAAGCTGTAGAAGTTGAAGAGTCGAAACTTGCTGATGTTATAGGCTTCAAGTGTTGTAGGTGCCGTAGGATAAAATCACCAAATTGTCCTTACAGGGTTGATCATGGATATGAGAAGCTAGAGGTTATGAAGCCACAAAAGAGAGCATTGGAGCAAGGAATAGGAGCTGACTCTGGAACTATTGTTGAATCCAGAGGCTTTGAGCCAACTACTCCAATGTTACCTGTTGAGAACGTGTTTGTACAGGATGATGATCCTCTTCTTGTCTCTCTTTCTAGAGTTTACCAAATTACAGAGCAGAATCCTGGAGGGGATTTGGAATGTAACGTTGCTGGACAAGGGCAGCAAAAGCTTCCAGTCAGAAGACAAGGAAAGCGCCAAGGAGATGCTGAAGATATTTCTGGGACTAATATATACCATGCCGATTCATCCATGTTTCTTGAAACAAACAGTGCCATGAACTGTGAAGGGGAGATATCTTGTGCAGAATGGGATGTTTCTGGTAATGGCCTTGAAGGTGAGATGATGTTTGATTGTGAAGATGTAAACTACAAGGATACGGAGTTTGAACCACaaacatatttctttttaacGGAGTTGCTGGCATCTGATGATGGTGGCCAGTTGGATGGATTTGATTCCTCTGGGAATGGTTTGGGAAATTGTGAAAATCAGTTTCATGCAGTTTCAGCACACGAGTTCCCAAAGCAACATACAATGGGCACATCTTGTGACGCGTCTCTGCAATCTGCTCCTAACACAATGCCTT AG
- the LOC118045527 gene encoding DDT domain-containing protein PTM isoform X1: protein MEFTEVKKRGRGRPKKRKLNEEESEDKKLVASALKKQALGFRWKPLLGRYVLKEFGSGIFLGKIVYYDTGLYRVDYEDGGCEDLKSVEFRKIILGDGDFDDELVLRREKLDEFVLQKSEKRKVEAEKEVVDSKNELGGGLTVENEGVHDEDYADSSSDSCEHVRAGGLGMEVETPVAPPPQLPSSSGSIRVPDEYVSHLFSVYTFLRSFNIRLFLSPFTLDDLVGAINCSIQNTLLDAIHFALMRALRRRLEALSSDGSELASKCLRSVDWRLLDSLTWPVHLVHYFTIMGYANGAEWKGLYDHLWKREYYSLPVGRKLMILQILCDDALDSVELRAEVDICEESEVGLDPDVVTAILPDNGPTRVHPRCSKTSACKDRETMDIIAGSQGSKPFSNSKHLGSKGTERDGNASDADVDGNGDECRLCGMDGILLCCDGCPSSYHSRCIGVVKMYIPKGPWYCPECTINKLGPTISMRTSHRGAEVFGIDLYEQVFMGTCNHLLVLKASTSGEPCLRYYNLMEIPKVLQTLSESMQHRLLYSEICKAIVQHWNIPQSASSLLEKMERGFDIASVKEDAIISTISLPFCEESHKVPENVVAENAVTLNGSNTDIVAVSCLDTSLDVSFQVGPQYIVSDGEMLRTGNCHLMSMKLHEQIKLESTESVNQLADSSGVTQQSWVDRSSAKELTTCTSANSVGSRLENEIGNCLPAFVFSQSKEGNHPGFEMVERSSTNSSYMGTFFKPHAYINHYMHGDFAASAAANLSVLSSEESHSETQKSGNGRKAISDILLQVKAFSTAASRFFWPSSERKLVEVPRERCGWCHSCKQPSSNRRGCVLNSAALTATKGVSKIISGLRPIMNGEGNLSSISMYILCMGEILCGLTVGPFLSAIHRKQWCKQVEDASSYSAIKQPLLELEENIRLIALSGDWVKAMDDWLVESSVTQSSASIIGTAQRRGVNGKQHRKHSGVIDVAADGCHDKSFVWWRGGSLLKLVSNKAILPQSMVKRAARQGGSRKISGIHYTDDLEILNRSRQLIWRAAVERSKNASQLALQVRYLDYHVRWSDLVRPEQNLQDGKGSETEASFFRNAVICDKKFEEKKIRYGIAFGNQKHLPSRIMKNIIEIEKTEDGKDKYWFSELHVPLYLIKEFEESVDVIPPSSNKPSNELSVLQRRQLRASRRDMFSYLAFKRDKLDKCSCASCQCDVLVRNTVTCSSCQGYCHQDCTASSRIYTNKEAQFSVTCKRCYSARAVIYSEKSNKSLTSPFPLKERHTAVTVTKDTGIKVHNQPLVSVRTQESCSEVKQNTSASSKATKTKSRTQDSCSEVEQATSSSGKATKTESRSRNWGVVWRKKNNEDTGIDFRHKSILLRGSPNGNWLMPVCNLCREDYNCDLMYIHCKTCSNWFHAEAVEVEESKLADVIGFKCCRCRRIKSPNCPYRVDHGYEKLEVMKPQKRALEQGIGADSGTIVESRGFEPTTPMLPVENVFVQDDDPLLVSLSRVYQITEQNPGGDLECNVAGQGQQKLPVRRQGKRQGDAEDISGTNIYHADSSMFLETNSAMNCEGEISCAEWDVSGNGLEGEMMFDCEDVNYKDTEFEPQTYFFLTELLASDDGGQLDGFDSSGNGLGNCENQFHAVSAHEFPKQHTMGTSCDASLQSAPNTMPCKMCSDLVPSPDLSCDICGLVLHRHCSPWVESSPVEGSWRCGNCREWR, encoded by the exons ATGGAGTTTACGGAGGTTAAAAAAAGGGGTAGAGGTAGACCGAAAAAGAGGAAGCTAAACGAGGAGGAGAGTGAAGATAAGAAATTAGTAGCTAGTGCTTTGAAAAAGCAAGCTTTGGGTTTTAGATGGAAGCCATTACTGGGTAGGTATGTGTTGAAAGAATTTGGAAGTGGGATTTTTTTGGGGAAGATAGTGTATTATGATACTGGGCTGTATAGGGTGGATTATGAAGATGGGGGCTGCGAGGATTTGAAGAGTGTTGAGTTTCGTAAGATAATATTAGGGGATGGTGATTTCGATGATGAATTGGTTCTTAGAAGGGAAAAGTTAGATGAATTTGTTTTGCAAAAGAGTGAGAAGAGGAAGGTGGAAGCCGAGAAGGAAGTGGTGGATTCAAAAAACGAGTTGGGTGGTGGGTTGACGGTTGAGAATGAAGGGGTGCATGATGAGGATTATGCGGATTCCTCGAGTGATTCATGTGAGCATGTGCGTGCTGGGGGTTTGGGAATGGAAGTGGAGACTCCAGTTGCTCCTCCACCGCAACTGCCTTCATCATCAGGGAGTATTCGTGTGCCGGACGAGTATGTCTCACATCTCTTTTCCGTGTATACATTTTTGAGGTCATTTAATATCCGTCTTTTCTTGAGCCCTTTTACATTGGATGATTTGGTGGGGGCGATTAATTGCTCAATCCAGAACACTTTGTTGGATGCCATTCATTTTGCTTTGATGCGAGCATTGAGACGTCGTCTTGAAGCACTCTCTTCAGATGGTTCTGAGCTTGCATCAAAATGCTTGAG GAGCGTGGATTGGCGCTTGCTTGATTCACTCACTTGGCCTGTTCATCTGGTccattattttacaataatgGGATATGCGAATGGAGCCGAGTGGAAAGGACTTTATGATCATCTTTGGAAGAGGGAGTATTATTCCTTGCCAGTGGGTAGGAAGTTGATGATTCTGCAGATCCTATGCGATGATGCCTTGGATTCTGTGGAGCTAAGAGCAGAAGTTGATATCTGTGAAGAGTCAGAAGTTGGCCTAGATCCTGATGTTGTTACAGCCATTCTTCCTGATAATGGACCAACAAGGGTTCATCCTAGATGTTCCAAGACTTCAGCTTGCAAGGACAGGGAGACCATGGATATCATTGCAGGAAGCCAGGGAAGCAAGCCTTTCAGTAATTCAAAGCATTTGGGCTCCAAAGGTACTGAAAGGGATGGAAATGCATCTGATGCTGACGTAGATGGGAATGGGGATGAATGCCGTCTTTGTGGCATGGATGGAATCTTGCTTTGTTGTGATGGATGCCCATCATCATATCATTCAAGATGCATAGGTGTCGTCAAAATGTATATACCTAAAGGCCCATGGTATTGTCCAGAGTGCACCATCAACAAGTTGGGACCTACTATTTCAATGAGAACATCACATAGAGGAGCAGAAGTATTCGGAATTGATTTGTATGAGCAAGTCTTCATGGGTACTTGCAACCACTTACTGGT GCTGAAAGCTTCTACTAGTGGAGAACCATGTCTGAGATACTACAATCTGATGGAAATCCCAAAGGTTCTGCAAACACTTTCTGAATCCATGCAACATAGATTATTATACTCAGAGATTTGCAAGGCAATTGTACAGCATTGgaacataccacaaagtgcATCCTCACTTTTGGAAAAGATGGAAAGAGGCTTCGATATAGCATCTGTGAAGGAAGATGCAATAATTTCTACTATATCTCTTCCTTTTTGTGAGGAAAGCCATAAAGTTCCAGAGAATGTTGTGGCTGAGAATGCAGTTACTTTAAATGGAAGCAATACAGATATTGTAGCAGTTTCATGTCTTGATACCTCGCTTGATGTATCGTTTCAAGTTGGTCCTCAGTACATTGTGAGCGACGGTGAAATGTTGAGAACAGGAAATTGCCATCTTATGAGCATGAAGCTGCATGAGCAGATTAAACTGGAGTCTACTGAATCAGTTAACCAGCTTGCTGATTCATCTGGTGTAACCCAGCAAAGCTGGGTTGACAGGTCAAGTGCAAAAGAACTTACCACATGCACATCAGCAAACAGTGTAGGCAGTCGTCTTGAGAATGAAATTGGAAATTGTTTACCAGCTTTTGTGTTTTCCCAAAGCAAGGAAGGCAATCATCCAGGATTTGAAATGGTTGAGAGAAGTTCAACAAATAGTTCTTACATGGGAACTTTTTTCAAACCTCATGCCTACATAAATCACTATATGCATGGGGATTTTGCTGCCTCTGCTGCTGCTAATCTCAGTGTTCTTTCATCTGAGGAAAGTCACTCAGAGACTCAGAAATCAGGCAATGGCAGGAAAGCTATTTCTGACATTTTATTGCAAGTAAAAGCTTTTTCAACAGCAGCCTCTCGTTTTTTCTGGCCAAGTTCTGAAAGAAAGCTTGTGGAGGTGCCAAGAGAGAGGTGTGGTTGGTGTCATTCTTGCAAGCAGCCCTCCAGCAACAGAAGGGGATGTGTGTTAAATTCTGCTGCCTTGACTGCTACTAAAGGTGTCTCGAAGATAATCAGCGGACTTCGCCCAATTATGAATGGAGAGGGAAATCTTTCTAGCATATCAATGTACATTTTATGCATGGGGGAGATTTTATGTGGTCTTACAGTCGGCCCCTTTCTGAGTGCAATTCACCGAAAACAGTGGTGTAAACAAGTAGAAGATGCTTCAAGTTATAGTGCAATAAAACAGCCCTTGCTTGAA CTTGAGGAAAATATCCGCCTTATTGCTCTTTCTGGGGATTGGGTCAAGGCAATGGACGATTGGTTGGTTGAATCTTCTGTGACCCAAAGTTCTGCAAGTATTATTGGAACCGCACAAAGACGAGGAGTGAATGGGAAACAACATAGAAAACATTCTGGTGTGATTGACGTTGCAGCTGATGGTTGCCATGACAAAAGTTTTGTCTGGTGGCGAGGGGGAAGTCTATTAAAGCTTGTATCCAACAAAGCAATTTTGCCTCAGTCAATGGTTAAAAGGGCAGCTAGGCaag GTGGTTCTAGAAAGATTTCTGGTATCCATTACACTGATGATTTAGAGATTCTGAATAGAAGCAGACAGTTGATTTGGAGAGCCGCAGTCGAAAGGAGTAAGAATGCATCACAGCTTGCACTTCAG GTTAGATACCTAGACTATCATGTGAGATGGAGTGATCTTGTTCGACCTGAGCAGAACCTCCAGGATGGAAAAGGTTCAGAGACTGAGGCATCGTTTTTTAGAAATGCAGTCATTTGTGAtaagaaatttgaagaaaagaagattAGGTATGGAATTGCTTTTGGGAACCAAAAGCATCTTCCTTCCCGCATCATGaagaatataattgaaattgagaaaactGAAGATGGAAAGGATAAGTACTGGTTTTCTGAATTGCACGTTcctttatatttaatcaagGAGTTTGAAGAAAGCGTAGATGTCATTCCACCATCATCTAATAAGCCTTCAAATGAGTTATCTGTGTTGCAAAGAAGACAGTTGAGAGCTTCCCGCAGGGATATGTTTTCTTATCTTGCCTTTAAGAGAGATAAGTTGGACAAGTGCTCTTGTGCTTCATGTCAATGTGATGTTTTGGTTAG GAATACGGTCACATGCAGTTCTTGCCAAG GTTATTGTCACCAGGACTGTACTGCAAGTTCAAGAATTTATACAAATAAGGAAGCTCAGTTTTCAGTCACCTGCAAGCGATGCTACAGTGCCAGAGCTGTTATTTATAGTGAAAAAAGTAACAAATCTCTAACCAGTCCATTTCCCTTGAAAGAACGTCATACTGCAGTGACAGTTACAAAAGACACAGGGATTAAAGTTCATAATCAACCATTAGTGTCTGTCAGAACCCAGGAGAGTTGTTCTGAAGTGAAACAAAATACTTCTGCTTCTAGTAAGGcaacaaaaaccaaaagtaGAACCCAGGATAGTTGTTCTGAAGTGGAACAAGCTACTTCCTCTTCTGGCAAGGCAACAAAAACTGAGAGTAGATCACGTAATTGGGGTGTCGTatggaggaagaagaacaaTGAAGATACAGGAATTGATTTCAGGCATAAAAGCATTCTATTAAGGGGTAGTCCAAATGGAAACTGGTTAATGCCGGTGTGTAATCTGTGCAGAGAGGATTATAATTGTGATCTGATGTATATCCATTGCAAAACTTGTTCAA ATTGGTTTCATGCGGAAGCTGTAGAAGTTGAAGAGTCGAAACTTGCTGATGTTATAGGCTTCAAGTGTTGTAGGTGCCGTAGGATAAAATCACCAAATTGTCCTTACAGGGTTGATCATGGATATGAGAAGCTAGAGGTTATGAAGCCACAAAAGAGAGCATTGGAGCAAGGAATAGGAGCTGACTCTGGAACTATTGTTGAATCCAGAGGCTTTGAGCCAACTACTCCAATGTTACCTGTTGAGAACGTGTTTGTACAGGATGATGATCCTCTTCTTGTCTCTCTTTCTAGAGTTTACCAAATTACAGAGCAGAATCCTGGAGGGGATTTGGAATGTAACGTTGCTGGACAAGGGCAGCAAAAGCTTCCAGTCAGAAGACAAGGAAAGCGCCAAGGAGATGCTGAAGATATTTCTGGGACTAATATATACCATGCCGATTCATCCATGTTTCTTGAAACAAACAGTGCCATGAACTGTGAAGGGGAGATATCTTGTGCAGAATGGGATGTTTCTGGTAATGGCCTTGAAGGTGAGATGATGTTTGATTGTGAAGATGTAAACTACAAGGATACGGAGTTTGAACCACaaacatatttctttttaacGGAGTTGCTGGCATCTGATGATGGTGGCCAGTTGGATGGATTTGATTCCTCTGGGAATGGTTTGGGAAATTGTGAAAATCAGTTTCATGCAGTTTCAGCACACGAGTTCCCAAAGCAACATACAATGGGCACATCTTGTGACGCGTCTCTGCAATCTGCTCCTAACACAATGCCTTGTAAGATGTGTTCTGACTTGGTACCATCTCCTGATCTTTCTTGTGATATCTGTGGCTTAGTGTTGCACCGCCATTGTTCTCCTTGGGTTGAGTCTTCACCTGTAGAGGGCAGCTGGAGGTGTGGCAATTGCCGAGAGTGGCGGTAG